The Microterricola viridarii nucleotide sequence CATCCTCGCCGACGAGCTGGCCGGCTTCGGCCCGGAGGTGCTCGTGCACGCACCGGCGGAGCTCCGCGCGGCCGTGCGCTCCCGCCTGCTCCAGGTGAGCGCGACGCACCAGGATGGAGGCAACGCATGAGCGCCCAGCCGTTCCGCGCCCAGGACAAGCTCGCCCTGCTGCTTGCCCTGGTGCCCTACCTGCTCGATCAGCGCCGGGTGAGCGTCGCGGATGCCGCAGCGCACTTCGCCGTCGCCCCCGAGCTGATCCGCGACGCGGTCTCCCTGATCGCCGTCTCCGGCGTGCCGGGGGAGACCAAGCAGTACCAGCACGGTGACCTGTTCGACATCGACTGGGACGCCTACCTCGAGCGCGACACGATCGTGGTCACCCACCAGGTCGCCATCGACGACACCCCGCGCTTCTCGGCCCGCGAGGCGGCCGCCCTCATCGCCGGCCTGCAGTACCTGGCCGCCCTGCCGGAGCACGACAACCGGGAGGCCATCGCTACCCTGATGGCCAAGCTCACCCGCGGCGCGTCCGCCGCGCCCAGCCAGCTGGCCGTCGCGGAAACCGCCACGGCGGGGGAGGCCAGCGCCGAGGAGATCGCGACGCTCCGGGCCGCCATCAGCGCCGAGACGCAGGTCGAGTTCGACTACCTGAACGCCCGCGGCGAGCGGGAGTCCCGCGTCGTCGACCCGCTCCTGATCGAGTCGATCGACCAGGACTGGTACCTGCGCGGCTGGTGCCACCTGCGCCACGCCGTCCGCACCTTCCGGCTGGACCGGATCAGCGCCCTGCGCGGCACCGACCGCCCGATCTCGACGCACGGCGACGACGTCGACGTGCCCAGCCGCCTGTTCGATGTGTCGGCCGACGACCTCCGCGTGCAGCTCGAGCTGCCGGCCGACGCCCTCCCGCTGATCAGCGACTACGTGACCCCGGGCGCGCGCACCGTCCGCCACGGCGACAAGGTGCGGCTCACCATCCGGGTCACCCACTTCCACGGTCTCAAACGCCTCGTCAGCGGCCTGCCCGGGCTGGTCGAGGTGCTCGCACCGGCCGAGGCGCGCGCCCTCGTCGCCGAGTGGGCCGCCGCCGGCGCCGCCCAGTACGCCGCGGATGACGCAGGGGCTGGCGCCTGACATGCCGTGGTGGAGTTGGTGGTTGATCTGGGGCGGGCTCGTGCTGGCCCTGGTCGGCATGCTCGCCTACTTCGGCGTCACCCTGTTCCGCAAGACCGTCGCGGCCGCCCACGAGCTCGGCGAGCTCGGCGACGCGCTCAGCATCCTGGACGCCCAGCTGGACGAGCTGGCGCCTGACCGCACGCCCTCCGCCGTGTTCCGCGACCAGGCCGAGCTCGCCCTCCTCGTTGAGGGCAATCGCAACTCGCGGATCCTCCACAGGCAGCAACGCCGCGATGCCCGACTTGCGCGGGGTAAACTACTCGTACGCTCGACCGAGAATTGGACTCCACCTCATGCTTAATGGACTCACCGGATGGCACGCAATCGTCATCCTCGTTATTGTCTTGCTTCTCTTCGGCGCACCCAAGCTCCCCGCTCTGGCCCGCAGTCTCGGCCAGTCGATGAAGATCCTGAAGTCCGAGATCAAGCCGGATGCCGCCAAGGACGCCGCGGGCGAGGCCACCCCGGCCAGCACCGACGGCGACGCGACGCCCAAGCCGTAACGAGTGACCGAACGCGACACGCGCCGCAGCCGCGAAGGCAAGATGCCGCTTGGCGCTCACCTTCTGGAGCTGCGCAAGCGGCTCTTCCTCGCGGCCATCGGCATCCTCCTCGGGGCGATCGTCGGCTGGGTGTTCTCTGAGTGGATCTGGGAGCAGCTGCGCGGACCGGTGACGGCCCTCGCCGAGAGCCGCCGGGCGGAGATCAACTACCCGAACATCACCTCGGCGTTCGACCTGCGCCTGCAGGTGGCGATCTACTCCGGCCTGATTCTCTCGAGCCCGATCTGGCTCTACCAGGTCTTCGCGTTCCTGACCCCCGGCCTCACCAAGACGGAGAAGCGCTACACCTTCGGCTTCTTCTTCACCGCCGTCCCGCTGTTCTTCGCCGGGTGCGCGGCCGGCTGGTTCGTGCTGCCGAACATCGTCAACCTGATGGCGAGCTTCGCCCCCGTCGACACGGTCACCTACTTCGAGGCCAACGCCTACTTCAACTTCGTGCTCAAGCTGATGCTCGCGATCGGCATCGCCTTCGTGCTGCCGGTGTTCATGGTGCTGATGAACTTCGCCGGCGTGCTGAGCGCGGCATCCATCATCAAGTCCTGGCGCATCGCCATCCTCGTCATCTGCCTGTTCACGGCGGTCGCGACCCCCGCAGCCGACGTCGTCTCGATGTTCCTGCTGGCCATCCCGATGGTCGTGCTCTATTTCGCCGCCTACGGGGTCGCCGCCCTGCACGACTGGCGCGCCGCCAGACGGGCGCGTGCACTCGAGGCCCAGTACGCCGATCTAGGCTGAGCCTGTGAGCACACTCTCCCCGGCCGAGCGGTACGCGGCCTCCCGCAGCAACCGCCAGACCCCACTCGTCCAGGCGTTCAGAGAACTGCAGCGCTTCGACCTGGACCCGTTCCAGCGGGCGGCCTGTGCCTCGCTGGAGGCCGGCCGCAGCGTGCTGGTGGCCGCACCCACCGGCGCGGGCAAGACGATCGTCGCCGAATTCGCCGTCTACCAGGCCATGCAGGACCCGTCAGCGAAGGTGTTCTACACCGCGCCGATGAAGGCGCTCAGCAACCAGAAGTTCCAGGAGTTCGTCGCCGACTACGGGCCGGAGAACGTCGGCCTGCTCACCGGTGACACCAACATCAACTCGGGCGCGCGCATCGTCGTGATGACCACCGAGGTGCTGCGCAACATGCTCTACGCCGACTCCGACCTGCTCGCCGACCTCGCCTTCGTCGTCATGGACGAGGTGCACTACCTGGCCGACCGCTTCCGCGGCGCCGTCTGGGAGGAGGTCATCATCCACCTGCCCAGCGAGGTCAGGCTGGTTGCGCTGAGCGCCACCGTCTCCAACGCCGAGGAGTTCGGCGACTGGCTGCAGGCCGTCCGCGGCGACACCGACGTCATCGTCTCCGAGGAGCGGCCGGTGCCGCTGGAGCAGCACGTGCTGGCGCGCGGCAAGATGCTCGACCTGTTCGACTCCTCCGGCGTCGCCGCCACGAACCGCGTCAACCCGGAACTCGTGCAGCTGGCCAAGGGCGGCTCCCGCTCCATCCACGCCCGCTCCACCCGCGGTCGGCGCGGCCACGACCGCGGCGGCTGGAGCCCGCAGCCGCCGGCCGCCAAGCTCGACCGCGCAGCCGTCGTCGCCATGCTCGACGGCAAGAACCTGCTGCCGGCGATCTTCTTCATCTTCAGCCGGGTCGGCTGCGACCAGGCCGTCCGCCAGGTGCTTCGCGCCGGCGTCCGCCTCACCCAGGCACACGAGCGCGACGAGATCCGCGCCATCGTCGAGGAACGCTGTCGCCCCCTGCTCGACGAGGACCTCGCCGTGCTCGGCTACTGGGAGTGGCTGGAAGGGCTGGAGCGCGGCGTCGCCGCCCACCACGCCGGCATGCTGCCCGCCTTCAAGGAGGTCGTCGAGGAGCTGTTCCAGCGCAAGCTCGTCAAGGCCGTCTTCGCGACGGAGACGCTCGCCCTCGGCATCAACATGCCCGCCCGCACCGTGGTGCTGGAGAAGCTGGAGAAGTTCAACGGCGAGGCCCGCGTGCCGATCACGCCGGGGGAGTACACCCAGCTCACCGGGCGCGCCGGGCGTCGCGGCATCGACGTGGAGGGGCACGCCGTCATCCACTGGCAGGACGGCCTCGACCCGCAGGCGGTCGCCGCCCTCGCCTCGCGGCGCAGCTACCCGATGAACTCCAGCTTCCGGCCGACCTACAACATGGCGGTCAACCTGATCGAGCAGTTCGGCCGGCAGCGCGCCCGCACCATCCTGGAGTCGTCGTTCGCCCAGTTCCAGGCCGACCGCTCCGTGGTGGACCTGGCCCGCACCGTGCGCCAGCAGCAGGAGTCCCTGGACGGCTACGAGGCGTCGATGCACTGCCACCTCGGCGACTTCGCCGAGTACGCGGGCATCCGCCGCGCCCTGACCGAGCTGGAACGGCGCGCCTCCCGCGCCGAAAACCAGGAGTCGCGCGCCGCGAAGGAGAAGGTGCAGCGCGAGCTCAACTCGCTGCGCAGGCAGAGGCGCGCCCACCCCTGCCACAACTGCCCGGACCGGGAGGCGCACGCCCGCTGGGCCGAGCGCTGGTTCAAGCTGCGCAAGCAGAACGACGCCCTCCGCGCCCAGATCCGCTCCCGCACGGGCGCCGTCGCCCGGGTCTTCGACCGGGTGACCGAACTGCTGCTCGGCTTCGGCTACCTGGAGAAGGACGCCAGCGGCAAGCTCAGCGCCAGCGCCAGCGGGCGGATGCTCCGCCGCATCTACGGAGAGCGCGACCTTCTCGTCGCGGAGTCGCTGCGCCGTGGGCTCTGGAACGAGCTGGACGCGCCGAGCCTCGCCGCCATGGCGACGACGCTCGTCTACGAGC carries:
- a CDS encoding WYL domain-containing transcriptional regulator, which gives rise to MSAQPFRAQDKLALLLALVPYLLDQRRVSVADAAAHFAVAPELIRDAVSLIAVSGVPGETKQYQHGDLFDIDWDAYLERDTIVVTHQVAIDDTPRFSAREAAALIAGLQYLAALPEHDNREAIATLMAKLTRGASAAPSQLAVAETATAGEASAEEIATLRAAISAETQVEFDYLNARGERESRVVDPLLIESIDQDWYLRGWCHLRHAVRTFRLDRISALRGTDRPISTHGDDVDVPSRLFDVSADDLRVQLELPADALPLISDYVTPGARTVRHGDKVRLTIRVTHFHGLKRLVSGLPGLVEVLAPAEARALVAEWAAAGAAQYAADDAGAGA
- the tatA gene encoding twin-arginine translocase TatA/TatE family subunit, which codes for MLNGLTGWHAIVILVIVLLLFGAPKLPALARSLGQSMKILKSEIKPDAAKDAAGEATPASTDGDATPKP
- the tatC gene encoding twin-arginine translocase subunit TatC → MTERDTRRSREGKMPLGAHLLELRKRLFLAAIGILLGAIVGWVFSEWIWEQLRGPVTALAESRRAEINYPNITSAFDLRLQVAIYSGLILSSPIWLYQVFAFLTPGLTKTEKRYTFGFFFTAVPLFFAGCAAGWFVLPNIVNLMASFAPVDTVTYFEANAYFNFVLKLMLAIGIAFVLPVFMVLMNFAGVLSAASIIKSWRIAILVICLFTAVATPAADVVSMFLLAIPMVVLYFAAYGVAALHDWRAARRARALEAQYADLG
- a CDS encoding DEAD/DEAH box helicase, with the translated sequence MSTLSPAERYAASRSNRQTPLVQAFRELQRFDLDPFQRAACASLEAGRSVLVAAPTGAGKTIVAEFAVYQAMQDPSAKVFYTAPMKALSNQKFQEFVADYGPENVGLLTGDTNINSGARIVVMTTEVLRNMLYADSDLLADLAFVVMDEVHYLADRFRGAVWEEVIIHLPSEVRLVALSATVSNAEEFGDWLQAVRGDTDVIVSEERPVPLEQHVLARGKMLDLFDSSGVAATNRVNPELVQLAKGGSRSIHARSTRGRRGHDRGGWSPQPPAAKLDRAAVVAMLDGKNLLPAIFFIFSRVGCDQAVRQVLRAGVRLTQAHERDEIRAIVEERCRPLLDEDLAVLGYWEWLEGLERGVAAHHAGMLPAFKEVVEELFQRKLVKAVFATETLALGINMPARTVVLEKLEKFNGEARVPITPGEYTQLTGRAGRRGIDVEGHAVIHWQDGLDPQAVAALASRRSYPMNSSFRPTYNMAVNLIEQFGRQRARTILESSFAQFQADRSVVDLARTVRQQQESLDGYEASMHCHLGDFAEYAGIRRALTELERRASRAENQESRAAKEKVQRELNSLRRQRRAHPCHNCPDREAHARWAERWFKLRKQNDALRAQIRSRTGAVARVFDRVTELLLGFGYLEKDASGKLSASASGRMLRRIYGERDLLVAESLRRGLWNELDAPSLAAMATTLVYEPRRDEGNLSERYLPRGAFVRAFDATGTLWSELDDLERSHRLPGSEPPATGLALAMWKWAKGAPLGEVLGDADMAAGDFVRWTKQTIDLLDQLSVVADNPVAANARLAMDSVRRGIVAYSSVA